The proteins below are encoded in one region of Chloroflexota bacterium:
- a CDS encoding 4Fe-4S binding protein, producing the protein MVKQLPLRQRIRKALVILAFLSFPITLNYLSPYLVIEGAMNGVVNGSLIMFGLMFVSSLFVGRLWCGWVCPGAGMQEMVEPVNNRRVNGRKIDWIKWLIWIPWIALIVLIVLMAIRAGGYSAVDFFYGTEGGISVAGSPDRPIVFAYFIYYIVIALFVGLAVFVGRRAGCHTICWMAPFMILGRWIRNRFAWPALRLAANAEACTDCKRCTSHCPMSLDVHAMVRAASMENTECVLCGNCVDTCPSDVLRYTFSAGR; encoded by the coding sequence ATGGTAAAGCAACTTCCTCTGCGGCAGCGCATTCGCAAGGCGCTGGTGATTCTGGCGTTCCTTTCGTTTCCGATAACACTCAACTACCTGTCGCCCTACCTCGTCATTGAGGGCGCGATGAACGGCGTCGTCAATGGCAGCCTCATCATGTTCGGGCTGATGTTTGTGTCGTCGCTCTTCGTGGGACGGCTTTGGTGCGGCTGGGTGTGCCCCGGGGCCGGCATGCAGGAGATGGTAGAGCCGGTGAACAACCGTCGGGTCAATGGGCGCAAGATAGACTGGATCAAGTGGCTCATCTGGATTCCATGGATCGCGCTGATTGTGCTGATTGTGCTGATGGCGATACGCGCCGGGGGTTACTCCGCCGTGGACTTCTTCTACGGCACCGAGGGCGGGATTTCCGTCGCGGGATCTCCCGACCGACCCATCGTCTTCGCCTACTTCATCTACTACATCGTCATCGCCCTGTTCGTCGGGTTGGCGGTATTTGTCGGGCGGCGCGCTGGGTGCCACACCATCTGCTGGATGGCGCCGTTTATGATTCTGGGCCGCTGGATTCGCAACCGCTTTGCGTGGCCTGCGCTGCGCCTAGCGGCGAATGCCGAGGCATGCACAGACTGCAAGCGGTGCACGAGCCATTGCCCCATGAGCCTGGACGTCCATGCGATGGTGAGAGCCGCGTCCATGGAGAACACCGAATGCGTGCTCTGCGGGAATTGCGTGGACACTTGCCCCAGCGACGTCTTGCGCTACACCTTCAGCGCGGGCCGATAG
- a CDS encoding RidA family protein, whose translation MSKQIIATDKAPAAAGPYSQAVRVGNLVFTAGQVGLVPGTKEFAGPDIASQTRQVLRNIQGILEAAGSGLEHVVKTTVFLQDISEWPAMNAVYAEFFPKNPPARSAVQVGALPLGAKVEIEVVAEVPGGQPR comes from the coding sequence ATGAGCAAACAGATCATCGCGACGGACAAAGCGCCCGCGGCGGCGGGGCCCTACTCGCAGGCGGTGCGGGTGGGCAATCTCGTGTTCACGGCGGGGCAGGTGGGGCTGGTGCCCGGGACGAAGGAGTTCGCCGGGCCCGACATCGCCTCGCAGACGCGCCAGGTGCTCCGGAACATCCAGGGGATTCTGGAGGCTGCCGGCTCGGGCCTGGAGCATGTGGTGAAGACGACGGTGTTCCTGCAGGACATCTCCGAGTGGCCGGCCATGAACGCGGTGTACGCGGAGTTCTTCCCGAAGAACCCGCCGGCGCGGTCGGCGGTGCAGGTGGGCGCGCTGCCGCTGGGGGCGAAGGTGGAGATTGAGGTGGTGGCCGAGGTGCCCGGGGGCCAGCCTCGCTAG
- a CDS encoding 4Fe-4S binding protein: MNVVLRAVLYIAGVLVVALAAVWVFGERWRLVRPSTRRWFAGGWRSLPQKIHGYVYARWSNQYIGIAIHRMRPGPRKFQSNSADHYHGKVLPHPLARQMVALNHDLNLRDQEQVIPYPVARDIVLRNPDRIAVYDCPCRSARTKPCLPLDVCMIIGEPFVSFLLEHNPGSARAITREEALAILEAEHERGHVHTAYFKDAMEGRFYAICNCCKCCCGGIEAMVSAGVPMIASSGYVTQIDPGRCTGCGLCAEVCPFKAVRVEEDGRGRRVARVDDTACMGCGVCRARCAFGVPVLVRDARKPIPMDIAALEGERPFRERILESDL, translated from the coding sequence ATGAACGTCGTGCTTCGCGCTGTGCTGTACATCGCAGGGGTGCTGGTTGTGGCGCTTGCCGCCGTGTGGGTGTTCGGCGAACGGTGGAGGCTCGTCCGTCCTTCCACGCGCCGCTGGTTTGCCGGCGGGTGGCGCAGTCTGCCGCAGAAGATTCACGGGTACGTTTACGCCCGCTGGAGCAACCAGTACATCGGCATCGCCATCCACCGAATGCGGCCCGGCCCTCGCAAGTTTCAGAGCAACTCCGCCGACCACTATCACGGGAAGGTGCTGCCCCATCCTCTGGCCCGCCAGATGGTGGCGCTGAACCACGACCTGAACCTGCGGGATCAGGAGCAAGTCATCCCCTATCCGGTGGCGCGCGACATCGTGCTCCGCAACCCCGATCGCATCGCCGTGTACGATTGCCCGTGCCGCTCGGCCAGGACGAAGCCGTGCCTGCCGCTGGACGTGTGCATGATCATCGGCGAGCCGTTCGTGAGTTTCCTGCTGGAGCACAACCCGGGGTCGGCGCGGGCCATTACACGCGAGGAGGCCCTGGCCATCCTGGAGGCCGAGCATGAGCGCGGGCACGTGCACACGGCGTACTTCAAGGATGCCATGGAGGGCCGCTTCTACGCCATCTGCAACTGCTGCAAGTGCTGCTGCGGCGGCATAGAGGCGATGGTGAGCGCGGGCGTGCCCATGATCGCCTCGTCGGGGTACGTGACGCAGATAGACCCCGGCCGCTGCACCGGATGCGGGCTGTGCGCCGAGGTGTGCCCATTCAAGGCGGTGCGGGTGGAGGAGGACGGCCGAGGCCGGCGGGTGGCGCGGGTGGACGATACGGCCTGCATGGGGTGCGGCGTGTGCCGGGCGCGGTGCGCCTTCGGCGTGCCGGTGCTAGTGCGGGATGCGCGCAAGCCCATCCCGATGGACATCGCGGCGCTGGAAGGCGAGCGGCCGTTTCGGGAGCGGATTCTGGAGTCCGATTTGTGA
- a CDS encoding zf-TFIIB domain-containing protein — protein sequence MRCVSCGGELVGQEACGLQIDRCHTCGGMWLNKGELDSLVSAEDEDVRWMDLDLWAEAQKVTGAMSSRECPYGHGPLVTLTYGDSGVQVDVCRTCGGVWLDSGEFERIVDYLGEQAESLSLSGYIRESLQEAKELVAGGEGRAAEWKDLRAVLRMLRMRLAVEHPTIAAILRSLPR from the coding sequence ATGCGATGCGTTTCATGTGGCGGGGAATTGGTTGGGCAAGAGGCGTGCGGGTTGCAGATTGACCGCTGCCATACTTGCGGCGGGATGTGGCTGAACAAGGGCGAACTGGACAGCCTGGTGAGCGCCGAGGACGAGGATGTGAGGTGGATGGACCTGGACCTGTGGGCCGAGGCGCAGAAGGTTACGGGGGCCATGTCTTCGCGCGAATGCCCCTACGGCCACGGGCCGCTGGTTACGCTCACCTACGGGGATTCGGGCGTGCAGGTGGACGTGTGCCGCACGTGCGGCGGCGTGTGGCTGGATTCGGGCGAGTTTGAGCGGATTGTGGACTACCTGGGAGAGCAGGCGGAGTCGCTGTCGCTGTCCGGCTACATCCGGGAGTCGCTCCAGGAGGCGAAGGAACTGGTGGCGGGGGGCGAGGGCCGCGCCGCCGAGTGGAAGGACCTGCGGGCGGTGCTCCGGATGCTGCGGATGCGGCTGGCGGTGGAACACCCGACGATCGCGGCCATCTTGCGGTCGCTCCCGCGCTGA
- a CDS encoding PadR family transcriptional regulator, translated as MSLEHAILGFLTYRPMSGYDLKKIFDTSVRHFWPADQAQIYRTLNRLSEKGWADVEVVEQEDRPDRKVYHITEAGREELRQWLTTPLPMAQSRSAPMIQVFFAGQLPDEEVIAMFERAAEHMRMLLQQYDRIPERIDAYADYVRSPREFFFWMLTLEIGKMTARTNLEWIESIIQRIRNGDIPKEYLSGET; from the coding sequence ATGTCTCTAGAACATGCAATTCTGGGCTTCCTGACCTACCGTCCTATGTCTGGCTACGACCTCAAGAAAATCTTTGACACGTCGGTGCGCCATTTTTGGCCGGCAGACCAGGCTCAAATCTACCGCACCCTAAACCGGCTCAGCGAGAAAGGCTGGGCGGACGTAGAGGTCGTAGAGCAGGAAGACCGGCCTGACCGCAAAGTGTATCACATCACCGAGGCAGGCCGAGAGGAACTGCGCCAATGGCTCACAACCCCCCTGCCCATGGCCCAGAGCCGCAGCGCCCCAATGATCCAGGTCTTCTTCGCCGGCCAACTGCCGGACGAGGAAGTGATCGCCATGTTTGAGCGGGCGGCCGAGCACATGCGGATGCTGCTGCAACAATATGACCGAATTCCCGAGCGCATTGACGCCTATGCGGACTATGTCAGGTCCCCTCGTGAGTTCTTCTTCTGGATGCTGACATTGGAAATCGGCAAGATGACAGCCCGCACCAACCTAGAGTGGATTGAGAGCATCATCCAACGAATTCGCAACGGGGACATCCCCAAAGAATACCTTTCAGGAGAGACATGA